One Brassica napus cultivar Da-Ae chromosome C4, Da-Ae, whole genome shotgun sequence genomic region harbors:
- the LOC106420768 gene encoding bZIP transcription factor 30 has product MGGGSGTDASTVQRANSSSSSIPKQPAPITPNHHLNPPLLRSPQPFSGGGGAGNRVGAPPPIPSYSQIPATLQLKHSRSTSQPSSFFSFDSLPPLNPSPVSAEERNGAGFSPSLPPSPFTMCHSSSRMVGVGGGDGENLPPRKSHRRSNSDVTFGFSSIMSPPLIPSRSLERSVSGGEVASDWSNLVKEEPGEGGGRKKSESEAMDDVFRAYMNLDNIDVLNSFGGNETVDSSGSEGESSVKVSSGVKRRAGGDIVPTGRHYRSVSVDSGFMGKLDLGGDEKLPVKASPTNSGEGNSSVEFGNSEFTAAEMKKISADEKLAEIVMADPKRVKRILANRVSAARSKERKTQYMAELEHKVQTLQSEATTLSAQLTHLQRDSMGLTNQNNELKFRLQAMEQQAQLRDALSEKLTEEVQRLKMVIGETSSRSSSSRRESNISKTTLSPEMFQQLSISQQQMQHSKAQIK; this is encoded by the exons ATGGGTGGTGGCAGTGGCACAGATGCAAGTACGGTGCAGAGAGCTaattcttcatcttcctccatCCCTAAACAGCCAGCCCCGATAACCCCTAATCACCACTTGAATCCACCTCTTCTCCGCTCCCCACAGCCTTtcagcggcggcggcggcgccgGAAATAGAGTCGGAGCTCCGCCTCCGATCCCTTCCTATTCTCAGATCCCGGCTACCTTACAACTCAAACACTCCCGGTCTACGTCTCAACCGTCGTCCTTCTTCTCCTTCGATTCATTACCGCCGTTAAACCCTTCTCCGGTCTCTGCGGAGGAGAGAAACGGCGCCGGGTTCAGCCCTTCTCTCCCTCCTTCACCTTTCACGATGTGTCATTCCAGTTCTAGGATGGTCGGCGTCGGCGGCGGCGATGGAGAGAATCTACCGCCGAGGAAGTCTCACAGGCGTTCCAACAGCGATGTTACATTCGGGTTTAGTTCGATAATGTCGCCTCCTTTGATCCCATCGAGGTCTCTGGAGAGATCCGTCTCCGGGGGAGAGGTGGCTTCGGATTGGTCTAACTTGGTCAAGGAAGAGCCTGGAGAAGGCGGAGgaagaaaaaaatcagagaGTGAAGCTATGGACGATGTCTTCAGGGCTTATATGAATCTTGATAACATTGATGTCTTGAATTCATTTGGAGGCAATGAGACGGTGGACAGCAGCGGCTCCGAAGGAGAGAGCAGTGTGAAGGTTTCTTCAGGGGTGAAGAGGAGAGCAGGCGGAGACATTGTTCCGACCGGTAGACACTACAGGAGTGTTTCCGTGGATAGTGGTTTCATGGGAAAATTGGACTTGGGTGGTGATGAAAAGCTTCCGGTAAAAGCTTCCCCGACCAATTCTGGTGAAGGGAACTCGAGTGTGGAATTTGGAAACAGTGAGTTCACTGCAGCTGAGATGAAGAAGATCTCAGCTGATGAGAAACTCGCTGAGATTGTTATGGCTGACCCTAAGCGCGTAAAAAG GATATTGGCGAACCGTGTGTCTGCTGCACGCTCGAAGGAGCGGAAGACGCAATACATGGCGGAGTTAGAACACAAGGTGCAGACACTTCAGAGTGAGGCCACTACATTATCAGCTCAGCTCACGCATTTGCAG AGAGATTCAATGGGGCTGACGAACCAGAACAATGAGCTCAAGTTCCGTCTTCAAGCTATGGAGCAGCAGGCACAACTCCGCGATG CTCTGTCTGAGAAACTGACTGAAGAAGTCCAGCGATTGAAGATGGTGATAGGTGAGACAAGCAgccgcagcagcagcagcaggagGGAATCTAACATATCAAAGACGACACTAAGCCCTGAGATGTTTCAGCAGCTAAGCATTAGCCAGCAGCAGATGCAGCATTCTAAAGCACAGATCAAATGA
- the LOC106420626 gene encoding bZIP transcription factor 30-like, with protein MDGHANIPPSYTGLSQYPATYPFGDESSNRATMPPPCGSSLPTVPPYYQITPTIQPSQNFIPGSSPSLSMSSQPSSSLYSFPPLSPSSFLDFPSARVANKEMAYPPLPYTGGSGSSLPSSVFSVPPTYRAFPSATVANNDMALPPIAYMMPNSSYAEGSKTHKRASSDSIRLNSLMASNRIYPNPIDMPVGVRTQNESVGDKSSSHNEDVNVDVPNGNKRRAGNEIAPPSRIWRSVSAGSSLNEAPSLPQGVSVDVGNDTAFGGMFTPEQLRKIAASDELKAMAASDPKRLKR; from the coding sequence ATGGATGGTCACGCCAATATTCCTCCTTCATACACCGGTCTCAGCCAATACCCGGCGACTTACCCTTTTGGTGACGAGAGTTCCAATAGAGCAACCATGCCGCCGCCTTGCGGAAGCTCACTCCCAACCGTTCCGCCGTATTATCAGATCACACCGACCATTCAGCCATCCCAGAATTTCATCCCCGGATCAAGTCCCTCGCTGTCGATGTCATCTCAGCCGTCGTCGTCTCTCTACTCATTCCCCCCGTTGAGCCCGTCGTCCTTCCTAGATTTTCCTTCAGCAAGGGTGGCCAACAAAGAAATGGCATACCCTCCGCTTCCATACACGGGAGGCTCAGGGAGTAGTCTGCCGTCGTCTGTCTTCTCAGTGCCGCCGACGTACCGAGCTTTTCCGTCAGCAACGGTGGCCAACAATGACATGGCATTACCTCCGATTGCGTACATGATGCCTAACTCCTCCTACGCAGAGGGCAGTAAGACTCATAAACGGGCCAGCAGTGATAGTATCAGGTTAAATTCACTGATGGCTAGCAATCGAATCTACCCGAATCCAATAGATATGCCCGTTGGCGTGAGGACCCAAAATGAAAGCGTTGGAGACAAGTCGTCGTCTCACAATGAGGATGTGAATGTTGATGTTCCGAATGGGAACAAGAGAAGAGCAGGCAACGAAATAGCTCCTCCAAGCAGAATTTGGAGGAGTGTTTCAGCCGGTAGTAGTCTCAACGAGGCTCCTTCTCTTCCTCAGGGTGTTTCGGTTGATGTGGGGAACGATACTGCTTTCGGAGGCATGTTTACTCCAGAACAACTGCGTAAGATTGCCGCCTCTGACGAACTCAAAGCGATGGCAGCATCTGATCCTAAGCGTCTCAAAAGGTAA